A window from Solanum stenotomum isolate F172 chromosome 5, ASM1918654v1, whole genome shotgun sequence encodes these proteins:
- the LOC125863694 gene encoding uncharacterized protein LOC125863694, producing MLGVPRVEWTSASGSNPSKVPSLFSKIDLRFGYHELNIKASDIPKIVFWTRYSHYEFLMMSFGLTNAPTSVIELMNGVFGPNQNIFVIVFIDDILWCDECEESFQNLKTLLTSTHVLNLPEKGVDFIVYGNASGVGLGGVLMQKGKVIIYASRWLKTDEGNYPNHDLELVVIVFVLKMWRHYLYGFHCEVMRGEAKEDVLDYDDVLRIGGGIFVPKVDQVRPFYPSSGEVTTEKLAEIYILCDCMESRFSIVSNRGSLFTSHFWKDLHYGLGTRLDMSTYFHPQTDGQSY from the exons ATGCTAGGTGTCCCGAGAGTTGAGTGGACGAGTGCTAGTGGTTCTAACCCTAGCAAG gtTCCATCtctattttctaagattgatttgagattCGGTTATCACGAGCTGAATATTAAGGCATCGGACATCCCTAAGATAGTTTTTTGGACTCGTTATAGTCACTATGAGTTTCTTATGATGTCATTCGGTTTGACTAACGCCCCTACATCAGTCATTGagttgatgaatggggtgttcggACCTAATCAGAATATTTTTGTGatagtgttcattgatgacatcttg TGGTGTGATGagtgtgaggagagctttcaaaatcTTAAGACCTTGTTGACATCAACTCATGTTTTGAATCTACCAGAGAAGGGTGTGGATTTCATTGTTTATGGCAATGCTTCTGGAGTCGGGTTAGGCGGTGTTCTGATGCAGAAGGGTAAGGTGATTATCTATGCCTCGAGATGGTTAAAAACCGATGAGGGGAATTACCCTAaccatgatttggagttggtagtCATTGTGTTTGTGCTTAAGATGTGGCGGCATTATCTGTACGGGTTTCATTGTGAG GTGATGAGAGGGGAAGCCAAAGAGGATGTCCTTGATTATGATGATGTCTTACGGATTGGAGGAGGGATTTTTGTGCCTAAG GTTGACCAAGTCCGCCCATTTTATCCCAGTTCGGGTGAAGTTACAACAGAGAAGTTAGCAGAGATTTATATCTTGTGTGATTGCATGGAGTCTCGGTTTTCTATTGTCTCTAATCGAGGTTCATTGTTCACTTCCCATTTCTGGAAGGACTTGCATTATGGTTTGGGTACTCGATTAGACATGAGTACATattttcaccctcagacagatggtcagtCTTACTAG